The Apodemus sylvaticus chromosome 5, mApoSyl1.1, whole genome shotgun sequence genome has a segment encoding these proteins:
- the Mc3r gene encoding melanocortin receptor 3 — MNSSCCLSSAHPMLPNLSEHPAAPPASNRSGSGFCEQVFIKPEVFLALGIVSLMENVLVILAVVRNGNLHSPMYFFLCSLAAADMLVSLSNSLETIMIAVINSDSLALEDQFIQHMDNIFDSMICISLVASICNLLAIAVDRYVTIFYALRYHSIMTVRKALTLIGVIWVCCGVCGVIFIIYSESKMVIVCLITMFFAMVLLMGTLYIHMFLFARLHVQRIAALPPADGVAPQQHSCMKGAVTITILLGVFIFCWAPFFLHLVLIITCPTNPYCICYTAHFNTYLVLIMCNSVIDPLIYAFRSLELRNTFKEILCGCNGVNLG; from the coding sequence ATgaactcttcctgctgcctgtcctCTGCTCATCCGATGCTGCCTAACCTCTCAGAGCACCCGGCAGCCCCTCCTGCCAGCAACCGGAGCGGCAGCGGGTTCTGCGAGCAGGTCTTCATCAAGCCGGAGGTCTTCCTGGCACTGGGCATCGTCAGCCTGATGGAAAACGTCCTGGTGATCCTGGCCGTGGTCAGGAATGGCAACCTGCACTCTCCTATGTATTTCTTCCTCTGCAGCCTGGCTGCAGCCGACATGCTGGTGAGCCTGTCCAACTCCCTGGAGACCATCATGATCGCCGTCATCAACAGCGACTCCCTGGCCCTGGAGGACCAGTTCATCCAGCACATGGACAACATCTTCGACTCTATGATCTGCATCTCCCTGGTGGCCTCCATCTGCAACCTCCTGGCCATCGCTGTGGACAGGTATGTCACCATCTTCTATGCCCTTCGCTACCACAGCATCATGACAGTGAGGAAAGCCCTCACCCTGATCGGGGTCATCTGGGTCTGCTGCGGCGTCTGCGGTGTCATATTCATCATCTACTCCGAGAGCAAGATGGTCATCGTGTGTCTCATCACCATGTTCTTCGCCATGGTGCTCCTCATGGGCACCCTGTACATCCACATGTTCCTCTTCGCAAGGCTGCACGTCCAGCGCATCGCGGCGCTGCCCCCTGCTGACGGGGTAGCCCCGCAGCAGCACTCCTGCATGAAGGGGGCGGTCACCATCACCATCCTGCTGGGCGTTTTCATCTTCTGCTGGGCGCCTTTCTTCCTCCACCTGGTCCTCATCATCACCTGCCCCACCAACCCCTACTGCATCTGCTACACGGCCCATTTCAACACCTACCTGGTCCTCATCATGTGCAACTCCGTAATCGACCCCCTCATCTACGCCTTCCGCAGCCTGGAGCTGCGGAACACTTTCAAAGAGATCCTCTGCGGCTGCAATGGCGTGAACTTAGGCTAG